The following are encoded in a window of Pseudomonas multiresinivorans genomic DNA:
- a CDS encoding MFS transporter yields MKQRTVVLILLMLVMVISVLDKTIFAFAGTQIIDELKLSPTEFGFIGSAFFFLYSISGVLVGFLANRFPTRWILAGMSVVWMASQLLVALSSGFAALVAGRLLLGAGTGPGTAVTQHACFKWFGPKERVLPSALIQVSIMLGAVLGALSLPLAIQHFGWRTAYFLLALLGLVWLVVWLIFGREGQQTAEEGPGSTLRLPYSRLLLNRSFLWITLMGFLSYLPTALVYSWVPVYLQKGQGMTPMQSGYTVMVVTVGVILANLLLSTLSQRAMKRGASVQRAMVLPPMLFAAVAGVAFCALTLLHGDRLAILVLYALGAILVNVLPTFCNTLVAYIAPSAQRGSMLAIHIGGMTSAGMLAPWIVGQLVELRGGDIAHGFETALGLFGVLTVVCAILGCRIIAPERSRQSLQGEQSEAPLPGAVGHA; encoded by the coding sequence ATGAAACAGCGCACCGTAGTCCTCATCCTGCTGATGCTGGTGATGGTCATCAGCGTCCTGGACAAGACCATCTTCGCCTTCGCCGGCACGCAGATCATCGACGAGTTGAAGCTCTCGCCGACCGAGTTCGGCTTCATCGGCAGCGCGTTCTTCTTCCTCTATTCGATCTCCGGCGTGCTGGTGGGCTTCCTCGCCAACCGTTTCCCGACACGCTGGATCCTGGCCGGCATGTCCGTGGTGTGGATGGCCTCGCAACTGCTGGTGGCACTGTCCAGCGGCTTTGCCGCACTGGTTGCCGGGCGCCTGTTGCTGGGCGCCGGCACCGGGCCGGGCACGGCGGTCACCCAGCACGCCTGCTTCAAGTGGTTCGGCCCCAAGGAGCGCGTGCTGCCCTCGGCGCTGATCCAGGTATCGATCATGCTCGGCGCCGTTCTCGGTGCGTTGAGCCTGCCGCTGGCGATCCAGCATTTTGGCTGGCGCACCGCGTACTTCCTGCTGGCACTGCTCGGGCTGGTCTGGCTGGTCGTCTGGCTGATCTTCGGCCGCGAAGGGCAGCAGACCGCGGAGGAAGGGCCGGGATCGACGCTGCGCCTGCCCTACAGCCGGCTGCTGCTCAACCGCAGTTTCCTCTGGATCACCCTGATGGGCTTCCTCAGCTACCTGCCCACCGCGCTGGTGTACAGCTGGGTGCCGGTCTACCTGCAGAAGGGCCAGGGCATGACGCCCATGCAATCGGGCTACACCGTGATGGTGGTGACGGTCGGGGTGATACTGGCCAACCTGCTGCTCTCCACGCTGTCGCAACGGGCCATGAAACGCGGCGCTTCGGTGCAGCGCGCCATGGTGCTGCCGCCGATGCTCTTCGCGGCGGTTGCCGGCGTGGCATTTTGCGCGCTGACCCTGCTGCACGGCGATCGCCTGGCGATCCTGGTGCTCTACGCCCTGGGCGCGATCCTGGTGAACGTCCTGCCGACCTTCTGCAACACCCTGGTCGCCTATATCGCGCCGAGCGCACAGCGCGGTTCGATGCTGGCGATCCATATCGGCGGCATGACCAGCGCGGGCATGCTCGCGCCGTGGATAGTCGGCCAACTGGTCGAGCTGCGCGGTGGCGACATCGCCCATGGCTTCGAGACCGCGCTCGGCCTGTTCGGCGTGCTCACCGTGGTCTGCGCCATCCTCGGCTGCCGGATCATCGCCCCCGAGCGGTCCCGCCAGTCCCTGCAGGGCGAGCAAAGCGAAGCGCCGCTGCCCGGTGCTGTCGGTCACGC
- a CDS encoding M20 aminoacylase family protein — MSQHPTIERLAASTEDFARIRRDLHQHPELGFEEARTSAIVAGYLREWGYEVHEGVGGTGVVGVLRQGNSARSIGIRADMDALPIDEASGVPYASQHAGRMHACGHDGHTAILLCAARDLAEQRHFDGTLNLIFQPAEETLGGAVAMMEDGLFERFPCDAVYALHNAPGLPVGCFLTREGALTASSDRVSIRLTGVGGHGAMPHLTRDPIVAAAELVLALQSIVARNVPSTEVGVVTVGMLKAGEAANVIPDHADLRLSVRATKPEVRELLKRRIGEITRGVAAVHGMELHYEYEELVPVLVNTPEETRLARQVLTELVGPQRLLSEVPSGFLGSEDFAWMLERRPGCYIALGNGNSGPSGCMVHNPGYDFNDGAIPFGAALWVRLVETSLSRGEQA; from the coding sequence ATGAGTCAGCACCCCACGATAGAAAGGCTTGCGGCAAGCACCGAGGATTTCGCGCGGATTCGCCGGGACCTCCACCAGCATCCCGAACTGGGCTTCGAGGAGGCGCGCACCAGCGCCATCGTCGCCGGTTACCTGCGCGAATGGGGCTATGAAGTCCACGAGGGCGTCGGCGGCACCGGCGTGGTTGGTGTACTGCGCCAGGGCAACAGCGCGCGCAGCATCGGCATCCGCGCCGACATGGATGCACTGCCCATCGACGAGGCCAGCGGCGTTCCCTACGCCAGCCAGCACGCAGGCCGCATGCATGCCTGCGGCCACGACGGCCACACCGCGATCCTGCTCTGCGCCGCCCGTGATCTGGCCGAGCAGCGCCACTTCGACGGTACCCTCAACCTGATCTTCCAGCCCGCCGAGGAAACCCTCGGCGGCGCCGTGGCGATGATGGAAGACGGCCTGTTCGAACGCTTCCCCTGCGATGCGGTGTACGCGCTGCACAATGCGCCGGGCCTGCCGGTAGGCTGCTTCCTGACCCGCGAAGGCGCGCTGACGGCATCGTCCGACCGCGTATCGATTCGCCTGACCGGCGTCGGCGGCCACGGCGCCATGCCGCACCTGACCAGGGACCCGATAGTCGCCGCTGCCGAGCTGGTGCTGGCGCTGCAAAGCATCGTTGCGCGCAACGTGCCGTCCACCGAAGTGGGCGTGGTGACTGTGGGTATGCTCAAGGCGGGGGAGGCGGCCAACGTGATTCCCGACCACGCCGACCTGCGCCTGAGCGTGCGCGCCACCAAGCCCGAAGTGCGCGAACTGCTCAAGCGCCGCATCGGCGAGATCACCCGTGGCGTCGCCGCCGTGCACGGCATGGAGCTGCATTACGAATACGAGGAGCTGGTGCCGGTGCTGGTGAATACGCCAGAGGAAACCCGCCTCGCACGCCAGGTGCTGACCGAGCTGGTCGGCCCGCAGCGCCTGCTCTCCGAAGTGCCCTCGGGCTTCCTCGGCAGCGAGGACTTCGCCTGGATGCTGGAACGCCGCCCCGGTTGCTATATCGCCCTGGGCAACGGCAACAGCGGCCCCAGCGGCTGCATGGTCCACAACCCCGGCTACGACTTCAACGACGGGGCGATTCCCTTCGGCGCGGCGCTCTGGGTGCGGCTGGTGGAGACTTCGCTGTCGAGAGGGGAGCAGGCATGA
- a CDS encoding LysR family transcriptional regulator, translated as MKLHQLRAIVAICESGSIQEASRLLHISQPALSKSIKELEAELGVPLLVRSNRGITATEYGERLVRRARLVVEEVRRARDEIETLKGAMDGRVAIGVSPVTPSQQFASCLLRYRKRYPKVQLQISELRPAKLLEGLREGQLDLVLTSQPSSRNVDGFHWQELYAQPTTLAVRKGHPLRNARSLHELLDEEWLVPDSLDISLAGQMFEQYQVRHPERVIECASVVLYAELAANTDAVSFWSRRVFDLPIVSSTLDALDIAETVPGTDISLVCRPPELMTREAQTLVDELVYTFKGPHLRKAD; from the coding sequence ATGAAGTTGCATCAACTCCGCGCCATCGTCGCCATCTGCGAGAGCGGCAGTATCCAGGAGGCTTCGCGCCTGCTGCATATCTCCCAGCCCGCCCTGTCCAAGAGCATCAAGGAGCTGGAGGCCGAGCTGGGCGTGCCGCTGCTGGTGCGCTCCAACCGCGGCATCACTGCCACCGAGTATGGCGAACGCCTGGTGCGCCGTGCCCGCCTGGTGGTGGAGGAGGTGCGCCGCGCCCGTGACGAGATCGAGACGCTCAAGGGCGCCATGGATGGCCGCGTGGCCATCGGCGTGTCGCCAGTGACGCCCAGCCAGCAGTTCGCCAGCTGCCTGCTGCGTTACCGCAAGCGCTACCCCAAGGTGCAACTGCAGATCAGCGAACTGCGCCCGGCCAAGCTGCTCGAAGGCCTGCGCGAAGGTCAGCTGGACCTGGTGCTGACTTCGCAACCGTCCTCGCGCAACGTCGATGGTTTCCACTGGCAGGAGCTCTATGCCCAGCCCACCACGCTGGCGGTGCGCAAGGGGCATCCACTGCGCAACGCCCGCTCGCTGCACGAACTGCTCGACGAGGAATGGCTGGTACCCGACTCGCTGGATATCTCCCTCGCCGGGCAGATGTTCGAGCAGTATCAGGTGCGCCATCCCGAGCGTGTCATCGAGTGCGCCTCGGTGGTGCTCTACGCGGAGCTGGCGGCCAACACCGATGCGGTGAGCTTCTGGTCGCGGCGAGTGTTCGACCTGCCCATCGTTTCCAGCACGCTGGATGCCCTGGATATCGCCGAGACCGTGCCGGGCACCGACATCTCGCTGGTCTGCCGGCCGCCCGAGCTGATGACCCGCGAGGCGCAGACCCTGGTGGACGAACTGGTCTACACCTTCAAGGGACCGCACCTGCGCAAGGCCGACTGA
- a CDS encoding DUF1329 domain-containing protein, whose translation MNNKQWLQAGCLTLSLLAGQVMAAVSADQAARLGNELTPIGAEKSANADGSIPAWTGGLAPNAGKVDAGGFLADPYAADQPLFTITAQTASQYKDKLTPGQLAMFQRFPETYRIPVYPSHRSASYPQTVLDAAKKNATATSLAEGGNGLNNFTMTIPFPIPQNGLEVIWNHVTRYRSNAMLRTTAQMNPQTNGDYTISYMKEQFAFPFGLKDYDPAKMNNILYYFRQEILSPPRRAGSVMLVLETIDQVKEPRMAWMYNAGQRRVRRAPQVGYDSPGAEGMRTYDDFDMFNGAPDRYDWKLVGKQELYIPYNSFKLDSPTLKYDDIVKPGHLNPDHTRYELHRVWHVVATLKPGQRHIYSKRDLYIDEDSWQIAEADAYDGRGDLWRVSEGHARPFYDQQFTWLTAETHYDVLSGRYTVSGLRNEEKSSYDFAVKSSSNDFTPNALRATGIR comes from the coding sequence ATGAACAACAAGCAATGGTTGCAGGCCGGCTGCCTGACCCTGAGCCTGCTCGCCGGGCAAGTGATGGCCGCGGTGAGCGCCGACCAGGCCGCGCGCCTGGGCAATGAACTCACCCCCATCGGCGCGGAGAAATCCGCCAATGCCGACGGCAGCATCCCGGCCTGGACCGGTGGCCTGGCGCCGAACGCCGGCAAGGTCGATGCCGGCGGTTTCCTCGCCGATCCCTACGCCGCCGACCAGCCGCTGTTCACCATCACCGCGCAGACCGCCAGCCAGTACAAGGACAAGCTCACGCCCGGCCAGCTGGCGATGTTCCAGCGCTTCCCCGAGACCTATCGCATCCCGGTCTACCCGAGCCACCGCAGTGCGAGCTATCCGCAAACGGTGCTCGACGCGGCGAAGAAGAACGCCACTGCGACCTCGTTGGCCGAGGGCGGCAACGGGCTGAACAACTTCACCATGACCATTCCGTTCCCGATCCCGCAGAACGGCCTGGAGGTGATCTGGAACCATGTCACCCGCTATCGCAGCAATGCCATGCTGCGCACCACCGCGCAGATGAACCCGCAGACCAATGGCGACTACACCATCAGCTACATGAAGGAGCAGTTCGCCTTCCCGTTCGGGCTCAAGGACTACGACCCGGCGAAGATGAACAACATCCTCTACTACTTCCGCCAGGAAATCCTCTCGCCGCCGCGCCGCGCGGGCAGCGTGATGCTGGTGCTGGAGACCATCGACCAGGTCAAGGAACCGCGCATGGCGTGGATGTACAACGCCGGCCAGCGCCGCGTGCGCCGCGCTCCGCAAGTGGGCTACGACAGCCCCGGCGCGGAAGGCATGCGCACCTACGACGACTTCGACATGTTCAACGGCGCGCCGGATCGCTATGACTGGAAGCTGGTGGGCAAGCAGGAGCTGTACATCCCCTACAACAGCTTCAAGCTCGACTCGCCGACGCTGAAGTACGACGACATCGTCAAGCCCGGCCACCTCAACCCGGACCACACCCGCTACGAGCTGCACCGCGTCTGGCACGTGGTGGCGACCCTGAAGCCGGGCCAGCGCCACATCTACAGCAAGCGCGACCTGTACATCGACGAGGACAGCTGGCAGATCGCCGAGGCCGATGCCTATGACGGTCGCGGCGATCTCTGGCGCGTGTCCGAAGGCCACGCGCGGCCGTTCTACGACCAGCAGTTCACCTGGCTGACGGCGGAAACCCACTATGACGTGCTGTCCGGCCGCTACACGGTGTCCGGCCTGCGCAACGAGGAGAAGAGCAGCTATGACTTCGCGGTGAAGTCCAGCAGCAACGACTTCACCCCCAACGCCTTGCGCGCCACCGGCATCCGCTGA
- a CDS encoding DUF1302 domain-containing protein, translated as MKKTITGAAGFRPHALALATSMALGGASSAQAVSFNVGEIEGRFDSTLSIGASWAMDSPDKKFIGSRNGGTASSQTSDDGRLNFKKGETFSKIFKGLHDLELKYGDSGLFLRGKYWYDFELKDEHRPLYDIDDNGRDMAARSSGAELLDAFIYHNYDFRDLPGTVRLGRQVVSWGESTFIQNGINSINPVDVSALRRPGSEVKEALIPVSMLYFNQGLTDTLSMEAFYQLEWEKTVPDNCGTFFGSDVAAKGCDINMAVNGSDFDRDIDGTGVRGGYGYVPRTGDHDARDGGQFGVALRWMVNDTEFSAYAMNYHSRTPTSNWVVGKGALADPVGGLIGQGGRSTASWYLDYPEDIRLYGLGFNTTWGSTAVQGEISYRPNMPMGINSSDVSGAATLGSASTNAMVNAGLPIFASGWADSSYGSLIQGYKRLPYTQAQMTFTNTFDQIPVIGAERLTLVGEIGFGHIDDLGSTDGSDLRFGRSSVYGNGELASAGSSSLLGLSGNALCEKVVNTANPGQCNDKGFYTQNSWGYRLRAGLEYNDLIGGISLRPNLAFSHDVEGYGPTFNEGDKSVSVGVDAEYLSRYTASISYTDYFGGDYNVNTDRDFLAVSLGVSF; from the coding sequence ATGAAAAAAACAATAACCGGCGCCGCAGGCTTCAGGCCGCACGCGCTGGCGCTGGCTACCAGCATGGCCCTAGGTGGGGCATCTTCGGCTCAGGCAGTGAGCTTCAACGTGGGGGAAATCGAGGGCCGCTTCGACTCGACCCTGTCCATCGGCGCGAGCTGGGCGATGGACAGCCCGGACAAGAAGTTCATCGGGTCGCGCAACGGCGGCACGGCCTCCAGCCAGACCTCCGATGACGGTCGACTGAACTTCAAGAAGGGCGAAACCTTCTCCAAGATCTTCAAGGGCCTGCACGACCTGGAGCTGAAGTACGGCGACAGCGGCCTGTTCCTGCGCGGCAAGTACTGGTACGACTTCGAGCTGAAGGACGAGCACCGCCCGCTCTACGACATCGACGACAACGGCCGCGACATGGCGGCGCGCTCCTCTGGTGCCGAGCTGCTCGACGCCTTCATCTACCACAACTACGACTTCCGAGACCTGCCCGGCACCGTGCGCCTGGGCCGCCAGGTGGTGAGCTGGGGCGAGAGCACCTTCATCCAGAACGGCATCAACTCGATCAATCCGGTGGACGTCTCCGCGCTGCGCCGGCCGGGCTCCGAGGTGAAGGAAGCGCTGATCCCGGTGAGCATGCTGTATTTCAACCAGGGGCTGACCGACACGCTGTCCATGGAGGCCTTCTACCAGCTCGAATGGGAGAAGACCGTGCCGGACAACTGCGGCACCTTCTTCGGCAGCGACGTGGCGGCCAAGGGCTGCGACATCAACATGGCGGTGAACGGCAGCGACTTCGACCGCGACATTGACGGCACCGGCGTCAGGGGCGGCTACGGCTACGTGCCGCGCACCGGCGACCATGACGCCCGCGACGGCGGCCAGTTCGGCGTGGCATTACGCTGGATGGTCAACGACACGGAATTCTCCGCCTACGCGATGAACTATCACAGCCGCACCCCGACCAGTAACTGGGTGGTGGGCAAGGGCGCGCTGGCCGATCCGGTGGGCGGCCTGATCGGGCAGGGCGGACGCAGTACCGCCAGCTGGTACCTGGATTATCCGGAAGACATCCGCCTCTACGGCCTGGGCTTCAACACCACCTGGGGCAGCACCGCGGTGCAGGGCGAGATCAGCTACCGGCCGAACATGCCGATGGGCATCAACTCCAGCGACGTCTCCGGCGCTGCCACCCTTGGCTCGGCGTCCACCAACGCGATGGTCAACGCCGGCTTGCCGATCTTCGCCAGCGGCTGGGCGGATTCGAGCTACGGCTCGTTGATCCAGGGCTACAAGCGCCTGCCCTACACCCAGGCCCAGATGACCTTCACCAACACCTTCGACCAGATCCCGGTAATCGGCGCCGAACGCCTGACGTTGGTGGGCGAAATCGGCTTTGGCCATATCGACGACCTGGGTTCCACCGATGGCTCCGACCTGCGCTTTGGCCGCAGCAGCGTTTACGGCAACGGTGAGCTGGCCAGCGCCGGTAGCTCGTCGCTGCTGGGCCTGTCGGGCAACGCGCTGTGCGAGAAGGTGGTGAATACCGCCAATCCTGGGCAGTGCAACGACAAAGGCTTCTACACCCAGAACTCCTGGGGTTATCGCCTGCGCGCGGGCCTGGAATACAACGACCTCATCGGCGGCATCTCGCTGCGCCCGAACCTGGCGTTCTCCCACGACGTGGAGGGCTACGGCCCGACCTTCAACGAGGGCGACAAATCGGTGAGCGTCGGCGTCGATGCCGAATACCTGAGCCGCTACACCGCGAGCATCAGTTACACCGACTATTTCGGCGGTGATTACAACGTCAACACCGACCGCGACTTCCTTGCCGTCAGCCTGGGCGTCAGCTTCTGA
- a CDS encoding CapA family protein: MKIALTGDSILQRRLNSRDDETLRPLFDLLRGADVSFTNLEVLPNDFQGDAVLESGGSHFGAPSWVLDELVDGGFDLFSTANNHSLDYGIAGLHAAHAQLEKRELLFAGTGRNLEEARRPVYCTKPAGTVSLLACTSTFGKGQEASEQTRDMPGRPGLNPLRYDTVHQLDGTQMEAMRGIIASLGLDRLYQGAVDLGFAHPIPDPSLAVFGPFTPLLFRQGESSRLRTLPRKKDMDDILRWVEEARTLSDIVVLSIHAHELGHDATGDWNLEAAAEFIQPVARRMIDAGVDIVVGHGPHLLRGMEIYNGKPIFYSLGNFIGQNELVERLPADSYEQFRVDRNQTPSRVFLQRTQNDTRSFPSDSRFWESLVPVCQFDGRRLTGIELHPVSLGLGEAVHRRGRPRLAEGEHAQAILQRFAALSEPYGTRLVLEGNVARVAL; the protein is encoded by the coding sequence ATGAAGATTGCGTTGACCGGCGACAGCATCCTGCAGCGCCGCCTGAACAGCCGCGACGATGAAACCCTGCGCCCGCTGTTCGACCTGCTGCGCGGCGCCGATGTCAGCTTCACCAACCTGGAAGTACTGCCCAACGACTTCCAGGGCGACGCCGTGCTGGAAAGCGGCGGCTCGCACTTCGGCGCTCCGTCCTGGGTCCTCGATGAGCTGGTGGACGGCGGCTTCGACCTGTTCTCCACCGCCAACAACCACAGCCTGGACTACGGCATTGCCGGCCTGCACGCCGCCCACGCGCAGCTGGAGAAACGCGAACTGCTGTTCGCCGGCACCGGCCGCAACCTCGAGGAAGCGCGCCGCCCGGTGTACTGCACCAAGCCCGCCGGCACCGTCTCGCTGCTCGCCTGCACCTCCACGTTCGGCAAGGGCCAGGAGGCCAGCGAACAGACCCGCGACATGCCTGGCCGCCCCGGCCTCAACCCGCTGCGCTACGACACTGTGCACCAGCTGGACGGCACGCAGATGGAAGCCATGCGCGGGATCATCGCCAGCCTCGGCCTGGACCGCCTCTACCAGGGCGCGGTGGACCTGGGCTTCGCCCACCCGATCCCCGATCCGTCGCTGGCGGTTTTCGGTCCCTTCACCCCGCTGCTGTTCCGCCAGGGCGAGAGTTCGCGCCTGCGCACCCTGCCGCGCAAGAAGGATATGGACGACATCCTGCGCTGGGTCGAGGAGGCACGGACGTTGTCCGACATCGTCGTACTGAGCATCCACGCCCACGAACTGGGCCATGACGCCACCGGCGACTGGAACCTGGAAGCCGCCGCCGAGTTCATCCAGCCGGTCGCGCGACGGATGATCGACGCCGGCGTCGACATCGTGGTCGGCCACGGCCCGCACCTGCTGCGCGGCATGGAGATCTACAACGGCAAGCCGATCTTCTACAGCCTGGGCAACTTCATCGGCCAGAACGAGCTGGTCGAGCGCCTGCCGGCGGACAGCTACGAGCAGTTCCGCGTCGACCGCAACCAGACGCCGTCCAGGGTCTTCCTGCAACGCACGCAGAACGACACCCGCAGCTTCCCCTCCGACTCGCGCTTCTGGGAAAGCCTGGTGCCGGTCTGCCAGTTCGATGGCCGCCGTCTCACCGGCATCGAGCTGCATCCGGTGAGCCTGGGCCTGGGCGAAGCGGTCCACCGCCGTGGCCGCCCGCGCCTGGCCGAAGGTGAGCACGCACAAGCAATCCTGCAGCGCTTTGCCGCGCTGTCGGAGCCCTACGGGACGCGACTGGTGCTGGAGGGGAACGTCGCTCGCGTGGCGCTCTGA
- a CDS encoding GNAT family N-acetyltransferase, with protein sequence MPALTCPHLIGQHVELIPLRAEHRDALLNAATDGELWNLKVTVVPGPDTVDSYIAKAEKGLEEGTVLPFAILDRRTGQIVGSTRFWKVDRANRKLEIGHTWLALSAQRTPINTEAKLLLLSYAFEELNCVRVQFTTDELNEKSRAAILRLGAVQEGIVRHERIMPDGRKRNSVRFSIIDSEWPEVKARLLERLGRATT encoded by the coding sequence ATGCCCGCCCTCACCTGCCCCCACCTCATCGGCCAGCACGTCGAACTCATTCCTCTGCGCGCGGAACACCGCGACGCACTGCTCAATGCAGCCACCGACGGCGAACTGTGGAACCTCAAGGTCACGGTCGTGCCCGGCCCGGACACCGTGGATAGTTACATCGCCAAGGCCGAAAAGGGCCTGGAGGAAGGCACTGTCCTGCCCTTCGCCATCCTCGACCGGCGTACCGGCCAGATCGTCGGCAGTACCCGCTTCTGGAAGGTCGACCGCGCCAACCGCAAGCTGGAGATCGGCCACACCTGGCTTGCCCTGTCGGCGCAGCGCACGCCGATCAACACCGAGGCCAAACTCCTGCTGCTCAGCTACGCCTTCGAGGAACTCAACTGCGTGCGTGTGCAGTTCACCACCGACGAGTTGAACGAGAAGTCCCGCGCCGCCATCCTGCGTCTGGGTGCGGTACAGGAAGGCATCGTCCGCCATGAACGCATCATGCCCGACGGACGCAAGCGCAACTCGGTGCGCTTCAGCATCATCGACAGCGAGTGGCCAGAGGTGAAGGCGCGGCTGCTGGAAAGGCTCGGCCGCGCCACGACCTGA
- a CDS encoding aldehyde dehydrogenase family protein, producing the protein MTDFHSAFHPESALRFIGPHYQGVATQRRRDIINPADLTPVGRIALCDAEDVDATIDAANAAQREWKRVDAKSRAAILHQLANAIETDQATQREVARLMTLEMGKPFPEAMGELANCAPIFRYYAEMARDEAGKVAGTTQLGSFQHVRYEPYGVSVHIMPFNFPILLMCWTLAASLAAGNACIVKPAESTTLCTLKFMEHFKVLPAGMVSCVPGDASTAQRLVQSERTHAVAFTGSVAAGKAVAVACAERMKPAVIEAGGSDPMIISRHAPLEVAAAGAVTAAFHLSGQICTSAERFYVVDEVHDEFVARFAERTRALRIGHGLERSEIGPMVSEAARAKVIRLVDDAIAKGATLVCGGRIPPQFPVGWYYEPTILTDVTPAMAIFHEECFGPVAAICKVKDFDEAVRLANDSPFGLGASLFSTDLAEAMEAADRLEAGMVWVNNPLIDNDALPFGGWKMSGMGRELGRQGLDAFRRSKMVIIDHQPQIHSWWYPYSDEVFYQG; encoded by the coding sequence ATGACCGACTTCCACAGCGCCTTCCATCCCGAATCGGCCCTGCGCTTCATCGGCCCTCACTACCAGGGCGTGGCCACGCAGCGCCGGCGCGACATCATCAACCCCGCTGACCTCACGCCCGTGGGCCGCATTGCCCTGTGCGATGCCGAGGACGTGGACGCCACCATCGATGCCGCCAACGCCGCCCAGCGCGAGTGGAAGCGTGTCGATGCGAAATCCCGCGCGGCGATCCTTCACCAGTTGGCCAACGCCATCGAGACCGACCAGGCGACCCAGCGCGAAGTAGCGCGGCTGATGACGCTGGAGATGGGCAAGCCGTTCCCCGAGGCCATGGGCGAGCTGGCCAACTGTGCGCCGATCTTCCGCTACTACGCCGAGATGGCCCGCGACGAAGCGGGCAAGGTGGCCGGCACCACTCAGCTCGGCTCGTTCCAGCATGTGCGCTACGAACCCTATGGCGTCAGCGTGCACATCATGCCATTCAACTTCCCCATCCTGCTGATGTGCTGGACCCTGGCAGCCTCGCTCGCGGCGGGCAACGCCTGCATCGTCAAGCCAGCGGAAAGTACCACGCTGTGCACGCTGAAATTCATGGAGCACTTCAAGGTGCTGCCGGCGGGGATGGTCAGCTGCGTGCCGGGCGATGCCAGCACCGCGCAGCGCCTGGTGCAATCCGAGCGCACCCATGCCGTGGCCTTCACCGGAAGCGTCGCTGCCGGCAAGGCAGTGGCGGTGGCCTGTGCCGAGCGGATGAAACCGGCGGTGATCGAGGCCGGCGGCAGCGACCCGATGATCATCTCCCGCCATGCACCGCTGGAAGTCGCGGCGGCCGGCGCGGTGACCGCGGCGTTCCACCTGAGCGGGCAAATCTGCACCTCGGCCGAGCGCTTCTATGTGGTCGACGAAGTGCACGACGAGTTCGTCGCGCGTTTCGCCGAGCGGACTCGCGCGTTGCGCATCGGTCACGGGCTGGAGCGCTCCGAGATCGGCCCGATGGTCAGCGAAGCGGCTCGTGCCAAGGTGATTCGTCTGGTTGACGACGCCATCGCCAAGGGCGCCACGCTGGTCTGCGGCGGGCGTATTCCGCCGCAATTCCCGGTGGGCTGGTACTACGAGCCGACCATCCTCACCGACGTCACCCCAGCCATGGCGATCTTCCACGAGGAGTGCTTCGGCCCGGTGGCGGCGATCTGCAAGGTGAAGGATTTCGACGAGGCCGTGCGCCTGGCCAACGATTCACCCTTCGGCCTGGGCGCCTCGCTGTTCTCCACTGACCTGGCCGAAGCCATGGAAGCGGCGGACCGCCTGGAAGCGGGCATGGTCTGGGTGAACAACCCGCTGATCGACAACGACGCGCTGCCGTTCGGCGGCTGGAAGATGTCCGGCATGGGCCGCGAACTGGGCCGCCAGGGCCTGGACGCGTTCCGCCGGTCGAAGATGGTGATCATCGATCACCAGCCGCAGATCCACTCCTGGTGGTATCCGTACAGCGACGAGGTGTTCTACCAGGGCTGA